Genomic DNA from Candidatus Neomarinimicrobiota bacterium:
CTAAAAGATGGGCGCGCGGATGCGTTCGTCAGTGCAGGAAGTACTGGTGCCATCCTGTCGACCGCACTCTTGTTGCTGGGAAGAATCGAGGGTGTGCACCGCCCCGCCCTTGGCGTCTACTTCCCTACCCCACAGCGGGGACTAATTCTTTGCGATGCGGGCGCAAATGTGGAAGTTAAACCGGTACATCTCTACCAGTTCGCTATCATGGCTTCAGAATACATGAAGCACGTACATGGTGTGACGGAACCGGTGGTAGGACTTCTGAATATCGGCGCTGAGGAGACCAAGGGCCAAGAGGTCTACCTGGAAGCCCACAAGATTCTAGATGAGAATCTCCCAACTTTCTGCGGCAACATAGAGAGCCGATATATGTTGGATGGCAATGTAGATGTTGTAGTCTGTGATGGATTTGTAGGCAATAATGTAGTGAAATTTGCCGAAGGATGGATCGGTCATGTGCACAGAGACGTTTCGGAAGAACTGAACAGGCGTGCAAAATCGGAAGAAGAGAAGGAACTATTCATGGACATCTTTTCCTCGGTCATGGCGAAATACGAATACGAAGAATATGGTGGCGTCCCCCTTCTCGGCGTGAACGGGGTATGTATTGTGTGTCACGGAGCCTCACCGGCGCGTGCCATCAAGAACGCTATCCTCACTGCTAAGAAATCGGTTCAAGAAGGGCTTGTCGAATCAATCAGAAAAGACATTTCTGCCACCGTATCCCTCTCAAACTCTACCGGTTAAGTCATCAATGAAACGATGAGATCTACTATTACAGCCGTCGCAAAGTATCTTCCTAAGCGCATACTGACTAATGCTGATTTGGAAAAAATGGTGGATACATCTGACGAGTGGATCGTCTCGAGGACAGGTATTTCTGAGCGGCGAATTGTCTCTGACGGCGAAGCTACGTCGGATATGTGCACTCGGGTTACCGAACAGCTCCTCAAGAAACGAGGAATATCTGCTGAAGAACTTGACGTCATTATCGTTGGAACCGTAACGCCGGATATGCCACTCCCTTCCACGGCGGCACTAATTCAGGATCGCATTGGCGCTAAAAATGCTTGGGGATTCGACCTTTCAGCGGCTTGTTCAGGATTTCTCTTTGCAATCGAGTCAGGATCCAAACTGGTCGAATCAGGAAAATATCAGAAAATAGTGGTAATCGGCGCTGACACCATGAGCTCCATTATCAACTATGAAGACCGGGAAACATGTGTTCTTTTTGGCGATGGTGCTGGTGGTGTTCTGCTTGAACCGTCCACTAACGACCGTGGAATTGTAGACTCTCTTCTTTACACTGATGGAGCAGGCGCCAATTTTTTAAAAATGCCTGCCGGTGGCAGTCAACATCCCGCCTCGCATGATACGGTCAATAAGCGGCTTCACTATGTAACACAGGAAGGGCGGGAAGTATTCAAATCTGCTGTCAGAGGTATGGCGGATGCCACCTCTGAACTGATGAACCGAAACGAGATCAAAGCTGAAAATATTCGGCTTTTCGTTCCCCACCAAGCAAACAAGCGGATAATCGATTCCTGTGCAGAGAGACTGGGGTTAGCCCCGGAGCAGGTGCTCATCAACATCAAACATTGTGCAAACACAACAGCGGGAACCATTCCCATAGCTCTCGCCGAGGCCGCTGAAACTGGAAGAATCTCAGCCGGAGATTACGTTGTGCTGGCAGCGTTTGGCGCCGGATATACCTGGGGAAGTATCCTGATAAAATGGGATAATTGCACATGAGCAAGACCTCCTTTCTCTTCCCAGGACAGGGCTCACAAAAAGTCGGCATGGGACTCGAACTTTTCGAACATTCTCAGCTCGGCAAGAGACGTTTTGAAGAAGCGAACGAAATTATGGGGACAGATATTGCATCTCTCTCATTCAGAGGACCGGAAGAGATATTGCGTCAGACAGAATTCACCCAGCCAGCTATCTACATCGTCAGCACTATTCTGTCAGAACTGATGCTGAAGGCTGGTTACTCCCTAAGTTTTGCGGCTGGACACAGCCTGGGGGAGTATTCAGCACTGGCGACTGCCGCTGCATTTTCTTTTACGGAAGGATTAAAGCTCGTCAAAATCAGGGGTAAAGCGATGCAAGAAGCCGGCATAACCAATCCCGGTGCCATGGCTGCAATCATCGGTCTGTCACCTGAGAATGTGGTCGAATTATGCCGCAAGATCGATATTGGCGTTGTTCAACCCGCTAATTTCAATTCTCCGAATCAGGTTGTAATTTCAGGCGCTGTGAGCGCTGTCAGTGATGCTATGAAGCTTGCCAGGGAAGCAGGCGCATTGAAAGTCGTAGAACTCAACGTAAGCGGTGCCTTTCATTCACCTCTTATGACACCGGCCAAGGAGATTATGCGCGAAACTTTGAGAGACGTAAGATTGACGGAACCGGTTTTCCCGGTCGTAATGAATGTCAGCGCAGAACCGGTGACCGATCCGGAGACTATTCGCCAGAACCTGATAGATCAGCTCGATCATCCAGTGCGATGGCTGGAGATTGTGAAGACACTCGTAAGTGCGGGATGTGACAGTTTTGTGGAGGTCGGTCCGGGTCGCGTCCTGCAGGGACTGAATCGTAATATCGATCGTGCCCTTAAGACAGCGGGAGTGCGGTCGCTTGCGGATATTACGGAGCCGGTCCATGCCTGAGAATGACAGCCGTGTAGCTTTCGTCACCGGAGCATCCAGAGGCATCGGTAAGGCAGTCGCTTACCTGTTCGGTAATCAGGATGTGAAAGTCGTTTGTGCCAGCCGGACCGCGGCCGATCTGGATAAAGTGGTCAATGAAATCACTGATGCTGGCGGCGAAGCACTGGCGACACCGCTGGATACATCCGATGCTTCAGCCTTCAGCACTGCCGTTAAACAGGCAGTTGAACATTTTGGCGCGATCCATATTCTTGTCAATAATGCCGGCATCACCCGTGACAAACTGATCCTGCGGATGAGTGAAACAGACTGGGATTCAGTCCTCGATGTAAATCTGAAGGGCTATTT
This window encodes:
- the plsX gene encoding phosphate acyltransferase PlsX is translated as MRIIVDAMGGDCAPQAVVEGAVMSLKESDGDLNLILTGKETQINNELENSNLRNGKITLFPTTEVVDMTDKPAQVVKSKPDSSIVAGMQLLKDGRADAFVSAGSTGAILSTALLLLGRIEGVHRPALGVYFPTPQRGLILCDAGANVEVKPVHLYQFAIMASEYMKHVHGVTEPVVGLLNIGAEETKGQEVYLEAHKILDENLPTFCGNIESRYMLDGNVDVVVCDGFVGNNVVKFAEGWIGHVHRDVSEELNRRAKSEEEKELFMDIFSSVMAKYEYEEYGGVPLLGVNGVCIVCHGASPARAIKNAILTAKKSVQEGLVESIRKDISATVSLSNSTG
- a CDS encoding beta-ketoacyl-ACP synthase III, whose amino-acid sequence is MRSTITAVAKYLPKRILTNADLEKMVDTSDEWIVSRTGISERRIVSDGEATSDMCTRVTEQLLKKRGISAEELDVIIVGTVTPDMPLPSTAALIQDRIGAKNAWGFDLSAACSGFLFAIESGSKLVESGKYQKIVVIGADTMSSIINYEDRETCVLFGDGAGGVLLEPSTNDRGIVDSLLYTDGAGANFLKMPAGGSQHPASHDTVNKRLHYVTQEGREVFKSAVRGMADATSELMNRNEIKAENIRLFVPHQANKRIIDSCAERLGLAPEQVLINIKHCANTTAGTIPIALAEAAETGRISAGDYVVLAAFGAGYTWGSILIKWDNCT
- the fabD gene encoding ACP S-malonyltransferase — encoded protein: MSKTSFLFPGQGSQKVGMGLELFEHSQLGKRRFEEANEIMGTDIASLSFRGPEEILRQTEFTQPAIYIVSTILSELMLKAGYSLSFAAGHSLGEYSALATAAAFSFTEGLKLVKIRGKAMQEAGITNPGAMAAIIGLSPENVVELCRKIDIGVVQPANFNSPNQVVISGAVSAVSDAMKLAREAGALKVVELNVSGAFHSPLMTPAKEIMRETLRDVRLTEPVFPVVMNVSAEPVTDPETIRQNLIDQLDHPVRWLEIVKTLVSAGCDSFVEVGPGRVLQGLNRNIDRALKTAGVRSLADITEPVHA